One segment of Synechococcus sp. MU1617 DNA contains the following:
- the coaBC gene encoding bifunctional phosphopantothenoylcysteine decarboxylase/phosphopantothenate--cysteine ligase CoaBC — protein MKTEQGSPLRGRRVLVAVSGSIAAVKTPLLVSALIKAGAEVRCLVTTSGAALVSPVALASLSRHRCYLEADQWNPAASRPLHIELAEWAELTIVAPLSASSLARWSQGSADGLLASVLLATEAPVIAAPAMNTAMWRHPAVQRNWLQIQSFPGVVPLLPASGLLACDRVGDGRMADPLLIELAAASVFSRGLGTLDVTLDWSGMSVLVSAGPTQESIDPARFLSNRSSGRMGVLLAQAARFRGATVHLVHGPLDLPDAWLEGLQCTAVENAAELGSALELAQPRSDVLVMAAAVADLRRDADLPGKLAKLELQQALTSGWAEVPDLLSNLTRQRRPGQLVLGFSALTGSDAHLLERAESKRLSKGCDLMMVNPVDRDGQGFGNQPNGGWLLGDGWRLELPVTAKLSLAHQLLDALMKVRDQAAASMES, from the coding sequence ATGAAGACTGAGCAGGGGTCGCCACTTCGCGGGCGGCGTGTGCTGGTGGCCGTCAGCGGCAGCATTGCTGCTGTTAAGACGCCTTTGCTCGTCAGTGCGCTGATCAAGGCCGGCGCTGAGGTGCGCTGTCTCGTGACCACAAGTGGTGCTGCCTTGGTGAGCCCCGTCGCGCTTGCCAGCCTCAGTCGTCATCGCTGTTACCTCGAAGCAGACCAGTGGAACCCGGCTGCGTCGAGGCCGCTGCACATCGAGTTGGCGGAGTGGGCGGAGTTGACCATCGTCGCGCCCCTAAGTGCCAGCAGCCTGGCCCGCTGGAGCCAGGGTTCAGCGGACGGGCTGCTCGCCAGCGTTCTTTTGGCAACGGAAGCTCCGGTCATTGCGGCTCCGGCGATGAACACGGCCATGTGGCGCCACCCTGCGGTGCAACGCAACTGGCTGCAGATCCAATCCTTTCCTGGGGTGGTCCCCCTGTTGCCGGCGTCCGGTCTGTTGGCCTGCGATCGCGTCGGCGATGGGCGTATGGCCGATCCGCTGTTGATTGAGTTGGCGGCTGCGTCTGTGTTCAGCCGCGGCTTGGGCACTCTCGACGTGACCCTTGATTGGTCGGGGATGTCTGTTCTTGTTTCGGCTGGACCGACCCAAGAGTCCATTGATCCGGCCCGTTTCCTGAGCAACCGCAGCAGCGGTCGAATGGGGGTGCTGCTGGCGCAGGCGGCACGCTTCCGGGGTGCCACCGTTCATTTGGTGCATGGTCCATTGGATCTCCCCGACGCTTGGCTTGAGGGCCTGCAGTGCACTGCGGTGGAAAATGCCGCTGAACTTGGTTCGGCTCTGGAGTTGGCTCAGCCCCGATCGGATGTGCTCGTGATGGCTGCTGCCGTCGCTGACCTGCGGAGGGATGCTGATCTTCCAGGCAAACTGGCCAAGCTGGAGCTGCAGCAGGCTCTGACCTCCGGTTGGGCCGAGGTGCCTGACCTGCTGTCGAACCTGACCCGCCAACGCCGTCCTGGACAGTTGGTTCTTGGCTTCTCAGCGCTCACAGGCAGTGACGCCCATTTGCTGGAGCGGGCTGAAAGCAAGCGGCTGTCGAAGGGCTGCGATCTGATGATGGTGAATCCCGTGGACCGTGACGGTCAGGGCTTTGGGAACCAACCCAATGGGGGCTGGTTGCTGGGAGACGGTTGGAGACTGGAGCTGCCTGTGACTGCAAAGCTCTCCTTGGCCCATCAGTTGCTTGATGCTCTGATGAAGGTTCGGGATCAGGCCGCGGCGTCGATGGAGTCCTGA